The Spirochaetota bacterium genomic interval ATCTCGTATTACCAAGGGTATTAGGTCATGAAATGGTAGTTGCCGATTCACTCGGGGGAAAATACATAGTCTGGCCTGGTGACTGTTGCGGCACATGCCGTTATTGCAAAAGCAATCGTGAAAATCTATGCGATGAGATGAAGATCACAGGATTCCATCATGATGGTGGTTTTTCAGATTATGTTCATGTTAAAGAAGAGAGCCTGATCCCACTTCCGATAAGCATTCCCCTGCAAATTGGGACTTTTGCCGAACCTGTAGGATGTGTGTTTCATGCCTTAAACAAGGTAAATCTTAACAGGGATGAAAGAATTATCATTTATGGCGGCGGTACCTTGGGAATAATTACTGCATTGATTGCAAAGGAAATGATGGTCAGTCCTATTGTTATTGAAAAAAATGAGGAAAAAATTGATAAAATAACACCTTTTCTCGAATTCATTGGTGTCCCCTGTGTAAAGAATATAGATGAGAGTGAATTTGATGTCG includes:
- a CDS encoding alcohol dehydrogenase catalytic domain-containing protein, with product MRLILKDLRNLILQDDEKQTNLAGYKWLKVQYCAICRTDAKMWDQGHRDLVLPRVLGHEMVVADSLGGKYIVWPGDCCGTCRYCKSNRENLCDEMKITGFHHDGGFSDYVHVKEESLIPLPISIPLQIGTFAEPVGCVFHALNKVNLNRDERIIIYGGGTLGIITALIAKEMMVSPIVIEKNEEKIDKITPFLEFIGVPCVKNIDESEFDVVINACPDPIAFELGIDKLAKGGRFSFFSGLNKNQLIGSDRINLTHYKENVLYGSYGLTRKNMYQAIHYLNKFSILFEYLIEEIITPEKVQKALEDVLRGISYKYILDFTGQ